The genomic stretch tcttttaaaacaaacacatatttaattaaaatacCTCTTCTCCCATTCATTTCTTCCATTAAAATCTCTCACATTATCTTCGTTGAATTTAAAATCGGTTTACGAGTTAATTTTTAGAAGATAAGACTCTGGAGGATTACATCTATATTTTGACATATATTTagtattttaaaaaaatttaaaaaacaaTATAATTTATTATCATATAAAGTCATATTGTTTTTTAAACCTTAAAAATAATCTTAAATACGAATCAAAATATAGATGCGATGTCacattaaaatgaaattcaaattaAATAGAGACAAATTCTAGAAATATTAAAATACATGGCCCGAATAATTAATTTCTAAAACATGatcaaattttaaaaaataaaataaaaatagagaGACAAAATGAATGTTAagtaaaaaaaattgtttttgaTTTAGTTGCAAGAATATTAGGAAGTGCAGTGTGAGTAGGTGTTTTCGAGGAGCGAGAAGAGAAGATGGAGAAGAGAGAAGAGTTATCAAATTGTTCAAAGATATGCAAGAGATGCAACCATACATACAACCCCGCTTCTAATTCTTCCACATCTTGCCGTTTTCACCCTTCCTTCTTCGTATGTCGCCGTCACGACGACCAAAAAAGGTCATCCCTAATACCCCTCTTTTCATTATTGCATCTTTAAACAATCTCTTATTATTGATATAGTTCTACTGCCTCAAATTTATGAAATTCAAAGTTAGTTTCAATTGAATTGAAGAACATCGTTCAATTTTGCGTCTAAATCGTAGTATATTCGGTTATTTGTTTTTTTGTTAATTATGAAGGTACTATGAATTGGGGCCAAATGATCCACCCTATGCTGCCAAGTTCTATGATTGCTGTGGGGCTGAAGACCCCCAGGCATTGGGATGCACTACCTATTTTCATGTCTCTTatgatgaagaatgatgtaatAACTGACTCTTACAACTGTTACTAAGCACCGGACAATCTGCTACCTTGTTAATAACATTTTCACCTTTCTACATGTTTATAAATTCTACAGCCATACTTTGTCATGTAGTCTGTGAGGTTGATGATCATGTGTTTTTAATTTCTCTTACTACATTTTGGCTGCCTATATTGACTATAAAGTTAAATTAAAAACTCTCAAAAACAACTTATTGGAGAGTTAAATATGTTTTTAGCCCCATAAATTTTTTTCTTTGATTAATGGTTGTCTAAATGTTTTCCGTCCATAAATTTGAAACATGTTATAAGTGTTCAACTATTTGAAACATGTTATAAGTGTTCAACCATTTGAAACCCTACCATTTTAACCTTTTATCCCTTCTTTTTTGCTTGGTTCCATTGGTGGCTAGTACATATAGCTTCTTTGAATCCTTGCATCACCAAGCATTTAATGTCTTGTGGTTTGTAGTCGTTTATGAAGAAATGGAAAAAACGTTGCTTTGTTGGAGCGGTGGTCCCATTCAGGTTACTAAAAGCTTGTGGTGGTCCCATTGAGACACTTCCAAACCGTATTTTGTGGTTCTGTTGCAGTCCTTCACACTGTAGTTTATGTTGATCCACTTGTTTATTCAATTTGTTAAGTTTGCGTTGAATACTATTTTAGGGTTTCTTTATCCATCATGTTTATGTGTGTGTTGTATCACATGTTTCCCATTAGGAAAGTTCAAAGTAGCAATTTAAGTTAAAATTATAACGCTTTCACCAGAACCACAATGACAACATCGACAATTGTATCTAGCTGAAGGATGCAATTGAAACACTAACTTCTACCGTCGGATAATTGAAATCCATGTCAGAATTCCGTGATTCAGAGAAGATCAAAGGTATCCCCAATGAAATGTTTCTGTTGGTATAAGCCCTAGAGGataatacttttggtacttgtatcgaattatttattaataataaaagacattttctttattatggttgattaataaagtccctagaatagatagtccgtttaatgtattaagtgtgacttaatcatgagaacacattaaacataagggcactattcttaaagtatccgtagtcgagctttaatgtgaagtgggataacattaaaacattaagactattatgtttgtagactgatgatcacctctcatggatcatggataaagagttatcaagtcttaaacataggtatgaatattaggagtaatatttataccggattgacccgctatgagaatactatatagaaagttatgcaaagtgtcataagttattctcatggtgataatagtgtataccactcttcgacctgaaaccactatggatcctagatgtagagttgagtgctttattgctgatccaacattgtccgtaactggatgaccataaagatagttgatgagtactccacgaagcatgctgagggacatgagtgtcctagatggaatttgtcaatcctgcgtaacaggataaatgtctatgggcccaatattgaactggacaagagtgacacggtctataccttgtgttcaatatagacataagggcaaaggggtaattatacacataattattatcacaagaggttttgtcagatcacatgacattttcgtgacttgggtagcagtgatgtgt from Lathyrus oleraceus cultivar Zhongwan6 chromosome 7, CAAS_Psat_ZW6_1.0, whole genome shotgun sequence encodes the following:
- the LOC127106902 gene encoding uncharacterized protein LOC127106902 → MEKREELSNCSKICKRCNHTYNPASNSSTSCRFHPSFFVCRRHDDQKRYYELGPNDPPYAAKFYDCCGAEDPQALGCTTYFHVSYDEE